The following proteins come from a genomic window of Streptococcus pneumoniae:
- a CDS encoding PTS sugar transporter subunit IIC, which yields MNNILAFLETKVAPFGEKVGNQRHLKAIREGFMMAMPLILVGSLFLILISWPQEDFTNWLNSVGLLSILTTMNQSTVAIISLVACFGIAYRLSEGYGTDGPSAGIIALSSFVLMAPRFSSMVYDKNGEQVKQLFGGAIPFSSLNASSLFMAITIGLVTAEIYRMFIQRGITIKMPSGVPDVVSKSFSALLPGFTTFVLWALVLKGLEAAGVAGGLNGLLGAIVGTPLKLIAGTLPGMILCVIVNSFFWFCGVNGGQVLNAFVDPVWLQFTIENQEAVAAGQTLQHIITLPFKDLFVFIGGGGATIGLAICLFLFSKSRANKTLGKLAIIPSIFNINTAILFTFPTVLNPIMLIPFIATPTINALITYVSMAVGLVPYTTGVILPWTMPPIIGGFLATGASWRGALLQVVLILVSVAIYYPFFKIADKRNLEKEKATVGGK from the coding sequence ATGAACAATATTTTAGCGTTTTTAGAAACAAAAGTCGCTCCGTTTGGTGAAAAAGTTGGCAACCAACGGCATTTGAAAGCTATTCGTGAAGGATTTATGATGGCAATGCCTTTGATTTTAGTCGGATCTTTATTTCTTATTCTAATCAGTTGGCCTCAAGAGGATTTTACAAATTGGCTGAATAGTGTTGGATTGCTAAGTATCTTGACAACTATGAATCAGTCAACAGTAGCGATTATCTCCTTGGTCGCTTGTTTCGGTATTGCCTACAGGTTGTCGGAAGGATATGGTACAGATGGTCCGTCGGCAGGGATCATAGCCTTATCCAGTTTTGTATTGATGGCACCTCGTTTTTCGAGTATGGTTTATGATAAAAATGGGGAGCAGGTCAAGCAGTTATTTGGCGGCGCAATACCATTTTCTAGCCTGAATGCATCTTCTTTGTTTATGGCGATTACTATTGGATTGGTTACAGCAGAGATTTATCGTATGTTTATCCAGCGCGGAATTACGATAAAAATGCCAAGTGGTGTCCCAGATGTGGTAAGTAAATCATTTTCAGCTCTTTTACCTGGCTTTACTACTTTTGTTTTGTGGGCTCTGGTCTTAAAAGGTCTTGAAGCGGCAGGAGTTGCAGGAGGTCTCAACGGACTCCTAGGTGCAATTGTTGGAACACCGCTTAAGTTAATTGCAGGAACGCTTCCAGGTATGATTCTATGTGTTATTGTAAACTCATTCTTTTGGTTCTGTGGAGTTAATGGGGGACAAGTTTTAAATGCTTTTGTAGATCCAGTTTGGTTACAATTTACTATAGAAAACCAAGAAGCTGTGGCTGCAGGACAAACACTCCAACACATTATTACATTACCGTTTAAAGATTTATTTGTATTTATTGGTGGCGGTGGAGCGACTATTGGTCTTGCGATTTGTCTCTTCCTATTTAGTAAGAGTCGTGCGAATAAAACATTAGGTAAGCTAGCTATTATACCGTCTATTTTTAATATCAATACAGCTATTCTATTTACGTTTCCAACAGTTTTAAATCCGATTATGCTGATTCCGTTTATTGCTACTCCTACAATCAATGCCTTGATTACCTATGTATCAATGGCTGTAGGATTAGTACCCTATACAACAGGTGTAATCCTTCCGTGGACAATGCCACCGATTATAGGAGGCTTCCTTGCAACAGGGGCTAGTTGGCGAGGAGCTCTATTACAAGTTGTTTTGATTTTGGTTTCTGTAGCAATTTATTATCCATTCTTCAAAATTGCAGATAAACGCAATCTTGAAAAAGAAAAAGCTACTGTTGGAGGGAAATAA
- a CDS encoding ROK family transcriptional regulator has protein sequence MITKQSAFLQNRATILEFLYRNPATSRTDIVNETGLTPATTTNIIKELSEQSLIYETGDEFSEFSGSGRRRKTISITDNIPYVVGGIEINVLGIFLSLCDLQGKTLFETEILNEDYPISEINSTITNMIKTAIEYVPLETKLLGFGLSIPGHYNKDSGSIITNNPIWESFNLLNVIKRFNFPFIVKNNIDCMAIGQYLFNPHNTPDNFIFLHAGLGIYTSFFTKEKIGASKNPYIGEIGHTIVELNGQYCECGKKGCLQTYISDAWLIKHAQLLFKNSQLTVLKSLVKTEKDIHLDTLLTAYNLGDSALRQQIDKGVNLLATSIANLLLINPADKIYINSQLLNYQPFTHEVRDKIQDQLHFVPFTRNIEIEILPYNKHRGSIGACALAIVAFFIEHSNVLQDIISP, from the coding sequence ATGATTACAAAACAATCAGCCTTTTTACAAAATAGAGCCACTATACTGGAGTTTCTATATCGAAATCCAGCAACATCCCGTACAGATATTGTTAATGAAACAGGACTTACTCCAGCAACAACGACTAACATCATAAAAGAGCTAAGCGAACAGTCCCTCATATACGAAACTGGTGATGAATTTAGCGAGTTTTCCGGATCTGGAAGACGTAGAAAAACTATTTCTATCACAGATAATATTCCGTATGTTGTTGGAGGTATTGAAATAAACGTCCTAGGTATCTTTCTCAGTCTATGTGACTTACAAGGGAAAACTCTTTTCGAGACAGAAATTTTGAATGAAGATTATCCTATTTCAGAAATCAATTCCACCATTACCAATATGATAAAAACAGCTATAGAGTACGTCCCTTTGGAAACAAAATTACTTGGATTTGGCTTATCAATACCTGGACATTATAACAAAGACTCCGGAAGTATCATTACAAACAACCCCATATGGGAATCTTTTAATTTATTAAATGTAATTAAAAGATTCAATTTTCCTTTTATTGTAAAAAATAATATCGATTGTATGGCTATAGGACAATACCTTTTTAATCCACACAATACCCCCGATAACTTTATTTTCCTACACGCTGGATTAGGTATTTACACTTCCTTTTTCACAAAAGAAAAAATAGGAGCCTCTAAAAATCCTTATATCGGAGAAATTGGACACACCATTGTCGAATTGAATGGGCAATATTGTGAATGCGGAAAAAAAGGTTGTTTACAAACATATATTTCGGATGCTTGGTTAATCAAACACGCCCAATTATTATTTAAAAATTCCCAACTAACTGTACTAAAAAGCCTTGTAAAGACTGAAAAAGACATTCATTTAGACACCCTTTTAACGGCTTATAATTTAGGCGACTCCGCTTTACGTCAACAAATTGATAAAGGAGTCAATTTATTAGCCACTTCTATTGCAAATCTTCTCCTCATCAATCCTGCTGATAAAATCTATATCAACAGTCAATTGCTTAATTATCAACCTTTCACTCATGAAGTCAGGGATAAAATCCAAGACCAGCTCCACTTCGTTCCCTTTACTCGTAATATAGAAATTGAAATTTTACCTTACAACAAACATCGTGGAAGTATAGGAGCTTGTGCATTAGCTATCGTTGCTTTTTTCATAGAGCATAGCAATGTATTACAAGATATTATTTCACCTTAA
- a CDS encoding transposase: protein MTKQVPKFTKDTAQLYTCKWLLYNKVTKMYDHTVVNHSVREYITDSISTNTIEEAG from the coding sequence ATGACAAAACAAGTCCCTAAATTTACTAAAGACACTGCTCAACTTTACACCTGTAAATGGTTGTTGTATAATAAAGTTACAAAGATGTACGACCACACTGTTGTAAATCATAGTGTTCGCGAATATATTACTGATAGCATTTCTACAAATACAATTGAAGAGGCTGGATAG
- the pflB gene encoding formate C-acetyltransferase, whose amino-acid sequence MVVKTVVEAQDIFDKAWEGFKGVDWKEKASVSRFVQANYTPYDGDESFLAGPTERSLHIKKIVEETKAHYEETRFPMDTRPTSIADIPAGFIDKENEVIFGIQNDELFKLNFMPKGGIRMAETTLKENGYEPDPAVHEIFTKYVTTVNDGIFRAYTSNIRRARHAHTVTGLPDAYSRGRIIGVYARLALYGADYLMQEKVNDWNAIKEIDEETIRLREEVNLQYQALQQVVRLGDLYGVDVRKPAMNVKEAIQWVNIAFMAVCRVINGAATSLGRVPIVLDIFAERDLARGTFTESEIQEFVDDFVMKLRTVKFARTKAYDQLYSGDPTFITTSMAGMGNDGRHRVTKMDYRFLNTLDNIGNSPEPNLTVLWTDKLPYNFRRYCMHMSHKHSSIQYEGVTTMAKDGYGEMSCISCCVSPLDPENEEQRHNIQYFGARVNVLKALLTGLNGGYDDVHKDYKVFDIDPIRDEVLEFESVKANFEKSLDWLTDTYVDALNIIHYMTDRYNYEAVQMAFLPTKQRANMGFGICGFANTVDTLSAIKYATVKPIRDEDGYIYDYETIGDYPRWGEDDPRSNELAEWLIEAYTTRLRSHKLYKDAEATVSLLTITSNVAYSKQTGNSPVHKGVYLNEDGSVNLSKLEFFSPGANPSNKAKGGWLQNLNSLSSLDFSYAADGISLTTQVSPRALGKTRDEQVDNLVTILDGYFENGGQHVNLNVMDLNDVYEKIMSGEDVIVRISGYCVNTKYLTPEQKTELTQRVFHEVLSMDDALDALS is encoded by the coding sequence ATGGTTGTTAAGACGGTTGTTGAAGCACAAGATATTTTTGACAAAGCTTGGGAAGGCTTCAAAGGCGTAGATTGGAAAGAAAAAGCAAGTGTATCACGCTTTGTACAAGCTAACTACACACCTTATGATGGAGACGAAAGCTTCCTTGCAGGACCAACAGAGCGTTCACTTCACATCAAGAAAATTGTAGAAGAAACTAAAGCACACTACGAAGAAACTCGTTTCCCAATGGACACTCGTCCAACATCTATCGCTGATATCCCTGCTGGATTTATCGACAAAGAAAATGAAGTTATCTTTGGTATCCAAAATGATGAACTCTTCAAATTGAACTTCATGCCAAAAGGTGGTATCCGTATGGCTGAAACTACTTTAAAAGAAAATGGATACGAACCAGACCCAGCTGTTCACGAAATCTTCACTAAATATGTAACAACAGTTAACGACGGTATTTTCCGTGCCTACACTTCAAATATTCGTCGCGCTCGTCATGCACACACTGTAACTGGTCTTCCAGATGCATACTCACGCGGACGTATCATCGGTGTTTACGCACGTCTTGCTCTTTACGGTGCAGACTACTTGATGCAAGAAAAAGTAAACGACTGGAATGCAATCAAAGAAATCGATGAAGAAACAATCCGTCTTCGTGAAGAAGTAAACCTTCAATACCAAGCATTGCAACAAGTTGTTCGCCTGGGTGACCTTTACGGGGTTGATGTTCGCAAACCAGCGATGAACGTGAAAGAAGCAATCCAATGGGTTAACATTGCTTTCATGGCTGTCTGCCGTGTGATTAACGGTGCTGCTACATCTCTAGGTCGTGTACCAATCGTATTGGACATCTTTGCAGAACGTGACCTTGCTCGTGGTACATTTACTGAATCAGAAATCCAAGAATTCGTTGATGATTTCGTTATGAAACTTCGTACAGTTAAATTTGCTCGTACAAAAGCTTATGACCAATTGTACTCAGGTGACCCAACCTTTATCACAACTTCTATGGCTGGTATGGGTAACGACGGTCGTCACCGTGTTACTAAGATGGACTACCGTTTCTTGAACACTCTTGACAACATCGGTAACTCACCAGAACCAAACTTGACAGTTCTTTGGACTGACAAATTGCCATACAACTTCCGTCGCTACTGTATGCACATGAGCCACAAACACTCTTCTATCCAATACGAAGGTGTAACAACAATGGCTAAAGACGGATATGGTGAAATGAGCTGTATCTCATGCTGTGTGTCTCCACTTGATCCAGAAAATGAAGAACAACGCCACAACATCCAGTACTTCGGTGCTCGTGTAAACGTTCTTAAAGCCCTTCTTACTGGTTTGAATGGTGGTTACGACGATGTTCACAAAGACTACAAAGTATTTGACATCGATCCTATTCGTGACGAAGTTCTTGAATTCGAATCAGTTAAAGCGAACTTTGAAAAATCTCTTGACTGGTTGACTGACACTTACGTAGATGCCTTGAACATCATCCACTACATGACTGATAGGTACAACTACGAAGCTGTTCAAATGGCCTTCTTGCCAACTAAACAACGTGCCAACATGGGATTCGGTATCTGTGGATTTGCTAACACTGTTGATACATTGTCAGCTATCAAATACGCTACAGTTAAACCAATCCGTGACGAAGATGGCTACATCTACGATTACGAAACAATCGGTGACTACCCACGCTGGGGTGAAGATGACCCACGTTCAAACGAATTGGCAGAATGGTTGATCGAAGCTTACACAACTCGTCTACGTAGCCACAAACTATACAAAGACGCAGAAGCTACAGTATCACTTTTGACAATCACATCTAACGTTGCTTACTCTAAACAAACTGGTAACTCACCAGTTCACAAAGGTGTATACCTCAACGAAGATGGTTCTGTGAACTTGTCTAAACTTGAATTCTTCTCACCAGGTGCTAACCCATCTAACAAAGCTAAAGGTGGTTGGTTGCAAAACTTGAACTCACTTTCTAGCCTTGACTTTAGTTATGCAGCTGACGGTATCTCATTGACTACACAAGTATCACCTCGCGCTCTTGGTAAGACTCGTGATGAACAAGTTGATAACTTGGTAACAATCCTTGATGGTTACTTCGAAAACGGTGGACAACACGTTAACTTGAACGTTATGGACTTGAACGATGTTTACGAAAAAATCATGTCAGGCGAAGACGTTATCGTACGTATCTCTGGATACTGTGTAAACACTAAATACCTCACTCCAGAACAAAAAACTGAATTGACACAACGTGTCTTCCACGAAGTTCTTTCAATGGATGACGCCTTGGATGCATTGAGCTAA
- the dinB gene encoding DNA polymerase IV, translating into MLIFPLLNDLSRKIIHIDMDAFFAAVEIKDNPKLRGKPVIIGSDPRQTGGRGVVSTCSYEARAFGVHSAMSSKEAYERCPQAVFISGNYEKYKAVGLQIRAIFKRYTDLIEPMSIDEAYLDVTENKLGIKSAVKIARLIQKDIWQELHLTASAGISYNKFLAKMASDYQKPHGLTVILPEQAENFLKQMDISKFHGVGKKTVERLHQMGVFTGADLLEVPEVTLIDRFGRLGYDLYRKARGIHNSPVKSNRIRKSIGKEKTYGKILRAEEDIKKELTLLSEKVALNLHQQEKAGKIVILKIRYEDFSTLTKRKSLAQKTQDASQISQIALQLYEELSEKERGVRLLGITLTGF; encoded by the coding sequence ATGTTGATTTTTCCTTTGTTAAATGATTTGTCAAGAAAAATCATCCATATTGACATGGATGCCTTTTTTGCTGCGGTGGAAATCAAGGATAATCCTAAACTCAGAGGAAAACCTGTCATTATTGGAAGCGACCCTCGGCAAACAGGTGGACGGGGAGTCGTTTCTACCTGTAGCTATGAGGCTCGAGCTTTTGGTGTCCATTCTGCCATGAGTTCCAAGGAAGCTTATGAACGTTGTCCCCAGGCCGTCTTTATCTCAGGAAATTATGAGAAATACAAAGCTGTGGGACTCCAGATTCGAGCTATTTTTAAGCGCTATACAGATTTGATTGAACCCATGAGCATTGACGAAGCCTATTTGGATGTGACAGAAAATAAACTCGGTATCAAGTCAGCGGTCAAAATTGCTCGCCTCATTCAAAAAGATATCTGGCAAGAACTCCATCTAACTGCTTCTGCCGGTATTTCCTACAACAAGTTCTTAGCTAAAATGGCGAGTGATTATCAAAAACCTCATGGTTTGACAGTGATTCTACCTGAACAGGCTGAGAATTTTCTCAAACAAATGGATATTTCCAAATTTCATGGAGTAGGAAAAAAGACAGTAGAACGTCTTCATCAAATGGGCGTTTTTACTGGTGCTGATTTACTTGAAGTTCCTGAGGTGACCCTAATAGACCGTTTTGGTAGACTAGGCTATGATCTGTATCGAAAGGCTCGTGGCATTCACAACTCTCCAGTCAAATCCAATCGCATCCGTAAATCAATCGGCAAGGAGAAAACCTACGGGAAGATTCTCCGTGCTGAGGAAGATATCAAAAAAGAGCTGACTCTTCTATCAGAAAAAGTCGCTCTCAATCTACATCAACAAGAAAAAGCTGGAAAAATTGTCATTTTGAAAATCCGCTACGAGGACTTTTCAACTCTTACCAAACGAAAAAGTCTTGCTCAAAAAACACAAGATGCTAGTCAGATAAGCCAAATAGCCCTGCAACTCTATGAAGAATTAAGCGAGAAAGAAAGAGGTGTCCGCCTATTGGGGATTACCCTGACTGGATTTTAA
- a CDS encoding undecaprenyl-diphosphate phosphatase has translation MYLIEILKSIFFGIVEGITEWLPISSTGHLILAEEFIQYQNQNEAFMSMFNVVIQLGAILAVMVIYFNKLNPFKPTKDKQEVRKTWRLWLKVLIATLPLLGVFKFDDWFDTHFHNMVSVALMLIIYGVAFIYLEKRNKARAIEPSVTELDKLPYTTAFYIGLFQVLALLPGTSRSGATIVGGLLNGTSRSVVTEFTFYLGIPVMFGASALKIFKFVKAGELLSFGQLFLLLVAMGVAFAVSMVAIRFLTSYVKKHDFTLFGKYRIVLGSVLLLYSFVRLFV, from the coding sequence ATGTATCTTATTGAAATTTTAAAATCTATCTTCTTCGGGATTGTTGAAGGAATTACGGAATGGTTGCCGATTTCCAGTACAGGTCACTTGATTTTAGCAGAGGAGTTTATCCAATACCAAAATCAAAATGAAGCCTTTATGTCCATGTTTAATGTCGTGATTCAGCTTGGTGCTATTTTAGCAGTTATGGTGATTTATTTTAACAAGCTCAATCCTTTTAAACCGACTAAGGACAAACAGGAAGTTCGTAAGACTTGGAGACTATGGTTGAAGGTCTTGATTGCCACTTTGCCTTTACTTGGTGTCTTTAAATTTGATGATTGGTTTGATACCCACTTCCATAACATGGTTTCAGTTGCTCTCATGTTGATTATCTACGGGGTTGCCTTCATCTATTTGGAAAAGCGCAATAAAGCGCGTGCTATCGAGCCAAGTGTAACAGAGTTGGACAAGCTTCCTTATACGACCGCTTTCTATATCGGACTCTTCCAAGTTCTTGCTCTTTTACCAGGGACTAGCCGTTCAGGTGCAACGATTGTCGGTGGTTTGTTAAATGGAACCAGTCGTTCAGTTGTGACAGAATTTACCTTCTATCTTGGGATTCCCGTTATGTTTGGAGCTAGTGCCTTAAAGATTTTCAAATTTGTGAAAGCCGGAGAACTCTTGAGCTTTGGGCAATTGTTTTTGCTCTTGGTCGCGATGGGAGTAGCTTTTGCGGTCAGCATGGTGGCTATTCGCTTCTTGACCAGCTATGTGAAAAAACACGACTTCACCCTTTTTGGTAAATACCGTATCGTGCTTGGTAGTGTTTTGCTACTTTACAGTTTTGTCCGTTTATTTGTATAA